Proteins encoded together in one Haloplanus vescus window:
- a CDS encoding bile acid:sodium symporter family protein, translating into MSLTDQLSRASRVASKYFVVWVVLASGAALANPDPFVPILNYVTPLLGLIMLGMGLTLQPADFKRLVDRPVDVGIGAVTQWLVMPLAAYGLYILLDLPDAIGVGLVLVGAAPGGTASNVMSYLGRGDVALSVAITTLTTLAAPIVMPAWTLFILGEGIDVTFMEMFTSIVQIVIIPVILGFTIRYLLDRKAPKAAEIGVDVFPVISVVAIVAIVAGVVGANVENILTAGALVLLAVVAHNAIGLGAGFGVGRAAGMSEDRVRTCTFEVGLQNSGLAVALATSLFSPSAALIPALFSVWHNVTGPALASYFTWRDGEASDDAVATAD; encoded by the coding sequence GTGTCCCTGACTGACCAACTCTCACGTGCGAGTCGCGTCGCAAGCAAGTACTTCGTCGTCTGGGTGGTGCTGGCGTCGGGTGCCGCGCTGGCGAATCCCGACCCGTTTGTGCCCATCCTGAATTACGTTACGCCGCTTCTCGGCCTCATCATGCTGGGGATGGGCCTGACGCTCCAGCCCGCGGACTTCAAGCGACTGGTCGACCGCCCCGTCGACGTGGGCATCGGCGCCGTGACCCAGTGGCTGGTGATGCCGCTCGCGGCCTACGGGCTGTATATCCTCCTCGACCTGCCCGACGCCATCGGCGTCGGCCTCGTCCTCGTCGGGGCGGCACCCGGCGGCACCGCGTCGAACGTGATGTCCTACCTCGGGCGCGGTGACGTGGCGCTGTCGGTTGCCATCACGACGCTGACGACGCTCGCGGCGCCCATCGTGATGCCCGCGTGGACGCTGTTCATCCTCGGCGAGGGCATCGACGTGACGTTCATGGAGATGTTCACGAGCATCGTCCAAATCGTCATCATCCCCGTGATTCTCGGGTTCACCATCCGCTACCTGCTCGACCGGAAGGCGCCGAAGGCGGCCGAAATCGGCGTCGACGTGTTCCCGGTCATCAGCGTCGTCGCCATCGTCGCCATCGTCGCCGGTGTCGTCGGCGCGAACGTCGAGAACATCCTCACGGCGGGTGCGCTCGTCCTCCTCGCCGTCGTCGCGCATAACGCCATCGGCCTCGGCGCTGGGTTCGGTGTCGGCCGCGCCGCGGGCATGTCCGAGGACCGCGTGCGGACCTGTACGTTCGAAGTCGGCCTCCAGAACAGCGGCCTCGCCGTCGCGCTGGCCACGTCGCTGTTCTCGCCGTCCGCGGCCCTGATTCCCGCCCTGTTCAGCGTCTGGCACAACGTCACCGGCCCGGCGCTCGCGAGTTACTTCACGTGGCGCGACGGAGAGGCGTCGGACGACGCCGTCGCGACGGCGGACTGA
- a CDS encoding 5-formyltetrahydrofolate cyclo-ligase: MDKDTLRERVWDELEESGEARFPFPPHGRIPNFAGASEAAERLAATDEWAAATTVKANPDAPQLPVRRAALRAGKTLYVAVPRLRDEQCFRRIDPGVDDVDAATTVSGIDEYGVPVGPEEMAPIDLIVSGSVAVDEDGARVGKGEGYSDLEFAVLRGFDLVGDETTTATTVHEKQVVETPDSAAHDVPMDLVVTPSRTVRTEAGAKPSGIDWAGLGERTEEMPILERLRPDDADGT; encoded by the coding sequence ATGGACAAGGACACCCTCCGCGAACGCGTCTGGGACGAGCTAGAGGAGAGCGGCGAAGCCCGATTCCCGTTCCCGCCCCACGGGCGCATCCCCAACTTCGCGGGGGCGAGCGAGGCCGCAGAGCGCCTCGCGGCGACCGACGAGTGGGCCGCGGCGACGACGGTCAAAGCGAATCCCGACGCTCCGCAGTTGCCCGTGCGGCGCGCGGCGCTCCGGGCGGGGAAGACTCTCTACGTCGCCGTGCCGCGCCTGCGCGACGAGCAGTGTTTCCGGCGCATCGACCCCGGCGTGGACGACGTCGACGCCGCGACGACCGTGAGCGGCATCGACGAGTACGGCGTCCCGGTGGGCCCCGAGGAGATGGCCCCAATCGACCTTATCGTCAGCGGGAGCGTCGCCGTCGACGAGGACGGCGCCCGCGTCGGCAAGGGCGAGGGGTACAGCGACCTCGAATTCGCGGTGTTGCGGGGGTTCGACCTCGTGGGCGACGAGACGACGACGGCGACGACGGTCCACGAGAAACAGGTGGTCGAGACGCCGGACTCGGCGGCCCACGACGTACCGATGGACCTCGTCGTGACGCCGTCGCGGACGGTCCGAACGGAGGCGGGGGCAAAGCCGTCGGGCATCGACTGGGCGGGGCTGGGGGAGCGAACCGAGGAGATGCCCATACTGGAGCGGCTTCGACCCGACGACGCCGACGGCACATAG
- the engB gene encoding GTP-binding protein EngB: MFEDRPDCDEVVLVGRSNVGKSTLMRELTGHSVSTGRKPGVTRQPNHFDWTSESFMFTDLPGFGFMSGVSEEQREQIKTDVVRYVEDNADDILVGVLVVDGKSVVDIIDRHSGDDEIPHDVELFHFLRDLEIPTVVAVNKMDKVDDRDDRLDDLCDRLGLYPPWKQWQDTIAPISAKRGNISALTDTLGDHFHDQKRDDLLKFL, encoded by the coding sequence ATGTTCGAGGACCGCCCTGACTGCGACGAGGTCGTCCTCGTCGGCCGGTCGAACGTCGGCAAGTCGACGCTGATGCGTGAACTGACCGGCCACTCCGTCTCCACGGGCCGCAAACCGGGTGTCACCCGCCAACCCAACCACTTCGACTGGACCTCGGAGAGCTTCATGTTCACCGACCTCCCCGGGTTCGGGTTCATGTCCGGCGTCTCCGAGGAGCAACGCGAGCAAATCAAGACCGACGTGGTGCGGTACGTGGAGGACAACGCCGACGACATCTTGGTCGGCGTCCTCGTCGTCGACGGCAAGAGCGTCGTCGACATCATCGACCGCCACAGCGGCGACGACGAGATTCCCCACGACGTGGAGCTCTTCCACTTCCTCCGCGACCTGGAGATTCCGACCGTCGTCGCCGTCAACAAGATGGACAAGGTCGACGACCGAGACGACCGCCTCGACGACCTCTGTGACCGCCTCGGCCTCTATCCGCCGTGGAAACAGTGGCAGGACACCATCGCCCCCATCTCCGCGAAACGGGGCAACATCAGCGCCCTGACCGACACCCTCGGCGACCACTTCCACGACCAGAAGCGCGACGACCTGCTGAAGTTCCTCTAA
- the ddh gene encoding D-2-hydroxyacid dehydrogenase yields MHAPETLGVHESVGDVFPATVFRDSLSDTDPTVRIVGTDDIDACDALVTFAYDDRFLDADLDWIHSIQAGVDRFPFDDLRKREIALTNSTGIHGDVVGETTMGLMLAFARRLHVHRSNQERSEWRQPAWDDAFPLRRASVCVVGLGTLGQGIATRAAALGMDVTGVKRTPTPVDGVDEVYPPERLHEAIADARFVALAVPLTDDTEGMIGAAEFDAMRDDAYLINVARGPVVEQSALVDAVESERIAGAGLDVFETEPLPEDSPLWGRENVIVTPHAAAFTDDYYERIATIVRENLRRLGAGESLTNRVV; encoded by the coding sequence ATGCACGCACCCGAGACGCTCGGCGTACACGAATCGGTCGGCGACGTGTTCCCCGCGACGGTGTTTCGCGATTCCCTCTCGGACACGGACCCGACAGTCCGCATCGTCGGCACGGACGACATCGACGCCTGCGACGCCCTCGTCACCTTCGCGTACGACGACCGCTTTCTCGACGCCGATCTGGACTGGATTCACTCGATTCAGGCGGGCGTCGACCGCTTCCCGTTCGACGACCTGCGCAAGCGAGAGATTGCCCTCACCAACAGCACGGGTATCCACGGCGACGTGGTGGGCGAGACGACGATGGGCCTGATGCTCGCCTTCGCCCGCCGCCTGCACGTCCACCGTTCGAACCAGGAACGGAGCGAGTGGCGCCAACCCGCGTGGGACGACGCCTTCCCCCTCCGGCGGGCGTCGGTCTGTGTCGTCGGACTGGGAACGCTCGGCCAGGGCATCGCCACCCGCGCCGCGGCCCTCGGGATGGACGTGACGGGCGTGAAGCGCACGCCGACGCCCGTCGACGGCGTCGACGAGGTGTACCCGCCCGAACGACTCCACGAGGCCATCGCCGACGCGCGCTTCGTCGCCCTCGCCGTCCCCCTGACCGACGACACGGAGGGCATGATCGGAGCCGCAGAGTTCGACGCCATGCGCGACGACGCGTACCTGATAAACGTCGCGCGCGGGCCGGTGGTCGAGCAGTCGGCGCTCGTCGATGCGGTGGAGTCAGAGCGCATCGCGGGCGCCGGCCTCGACGTGTTCGAGACGGAACCGCTCCCCGAGGACTCGCCGCTCTGGGGCCGGGAGAACGTCATCGTCACGCCCCACGCCGCCGCCTTCACCGACGACTACTACGAGCGGATAGCGACCATCGTCCGCGAGAACCTCCGGCGACTCGGCGCGGGCGAATCGCTGACGAACCGCGTCGTTTAG
- a CDS encoding glycosyltransferase — protein MCEERVAIVHDRFPGMGGGETFAVEAARVLDAPIYTMYVAEGTALPEDVTVYAMRQSKYTSGLSGQLLEWKNSGMNPFETTSVAIDMTQGVDELGEYDVLLESAPLSKYYVPDTHQRVVHYPHSPPRWLYDLFRDRMDRVDYPFVGFAARAYAKLWRALDKEAVDYVDTFVANSEVIRDRVRRYYDRDAEVVYPPVTGDWRNEGDDGYFVTWSRLDKEKRMDLIVEAFQGRDERLIVAGDGEQREKLERMARGHDNIEIRGFVEDIESLVARATAVVYAPQQEDFGLVGAEALTAGKPLLGVNEGFTRYQVEEGITGLHFDPTVDSLKATLDEFDSADFDANEIQRSAEQYSYENFETKLEAIVRER, from the coding sequence ATGTGTGAGGAGCGCGTCGCAATCGTCCACGACCGATTTCCTGGTATGGGTGGTGGCGAGACGTTCGCGGTCGAGGCCGCGCGCGTGCTTGATGCCCCCATATACACCATGTACGTCGCAGAGGGAACGGCACTCCCCGAGGACGTGACGGTGTATGCAATGCGGCAGTCGAAGTACACGAGTGGTCTCTCGGGCCAGTTGTTGGAGTGGAAGAATAGTGGCATGAATCCGTTCGAGACGACGAGCGTGGCCATTGACATGACACAGGGCGTCGACGAACTCGGCGAGTACGACGTCCTGCTGGAGAGTGCGCCCCTCTCGAAATATTACGTCCCGGACACTCATCAGCGAGTCGTCCACTACCCTCACAGTCCGCCGCGGTGGCTCTACGATCTCTTTCGGGATCGGATGGACCGAGTCGACTACCCATTCGTCGGATTCGCCGCGCGAGCGTACGCGAAACTGTGGCGTGCGCTCGACAAGGAGGCTGTCGATTACGTCGACACGTTCGTCGCCAACAGCGAGGTCATCCGAGACCGTGTCAGGCGTTACTACGACCGCGACGCAGAAGTCGTGTATCCCCCCGTTACTGGTGATTGGCGGAATGAAGGGGATGACGGGTATTTCGTCACGTGGTCGCGCCTTGATAAGGAGAAACGGATGGACTTGATTGTGGAGGCATTTCAGGGACGGGATGAACGACTGATCGTCGCGGGTGATGGGGAACAGCGGGAGAAACTCGAACGAATGGCCCGTGGCCACGACAATATCGAAATCCGGGGCTTCGTCGAGGATATCGAATCCCTCGTGGCGCGCGCTACGGCCGTGGTATACGCACCTCAACAGGAAGACTTCGGCCTCGTTGGGGCCGAGGCGTTAACGGCTGGAAAGCCGTTGCTCGGCGTAAACGAAGGGTTCACCCGGTATCAGGTTGAGGAAGGCATCACGGGCCTGCACTTCGACCCGACCGTCGACTCGCTCAAAGCGACGCTCGACGAGTTTGATTCCGCGGACTTCGACGCCAACGAGATTCAGCGCTCCGCCGAGCAGTATAGCTACGAGAATTTTGAGACGAAACTCGAGGCTATCGTCCGGGAGCGCTGA
- a CDS encoding glycosyltransferase family protein: protein MDAPTVSILAPPEDHGGIGHYAAQLQARMADTIDATHIPLYAELGVTDYVRAALHATESDVVHIQFEYGFFRPKLLYAWIFFSALFLGARIRDVPVVVTVHEVWTPDVVGRVQYAYVWLVQLLLAITATRLVFMTEAAETDFRPRDVVADQRIPHGVDTDEVRDIEPEEARAAFGYNSDDTVISQIGYVSPRKGTEDFLRLAGRHPEYKFLLAGGPLRDEDKPYFQDAVEMAPANVHTTGVLSDEMFHAAFIATDVAVLAYHDIRQSGILNWCFAYGVPVVCRAIDRFQALSARGAPLVLFDESGHYPSIDEAVDTALAEATGRAESMRAFGAERDFSQVARQYIDLYQSLR, encoded by the coding sequence ATGGACGCCCCCACAGTCAGCATCCTCGCACCACCCGAGGACCACGGCGGAATCGGACACTACGCCGCGCAGCTCCAAGCGCGGATGGCAGACACCATCGATGCTACACATATCCCACTCTATGCGGAACTCGGCGTTACCGACTACGTTCGCGCAGCGCTCCACGCTACCGAATCCGACGTGGTTCATATCCAGTTCGAGTACGGGTTTTTCCGTCCGAAACTGCTGTACGCGTGGATCTTCTTCTCAGCACTGTTCCTCGGGGCCCGGATTCGTGACGTTCCAGTGGTTGTCACCGTTCATGAGGTGTGGACCCCGGACGTAGTGGGTCGCGTCCAGTACGCCTACGTGTGGTTAGTGCAGCTGTTGCTCGCGATTACTGCAACGCGCCTCGTGTTCATGACTGAGGCCGCAGAGACTGACTTCCGGCCGCGCGACGTGGTGGCGGACCAGCGAATTCCCCACGGAGTCGACACGGATGAAGTCCGGGACATCGAACCCGAAGAGGCACGAGCGGCCTTTGGGTACAATTCTGATGACACCGTGATCTCCCAGATCGGATACGTATCTCCTCGGAAAGGGACGGAGGACTTTTTGCGTCTGGCTGGTCGCCATCCTGAATACAAGTTCCTCCTCGCTGGAGGCCCACTCCGGGACGAAGACAAACCGTATTTTCAGGATGCCGTCGAGATGGCTCCAGCAAACGTCCACACGACCGGCGTGCTATCCGACGAGATGTTTCACGCGGCGTTTATTGCCACCGATGTCGCCGTTCTCGCCTACCACGATATCCGTCAGAGTGGCATCCTGAACTGGTGTTTCGCATACGGGGTCCCGGTGGTCTGCCGGGCTATCGACCGCTTCCAGGCACTTTCCGCACGGGGCGCACCGCTAGTGCTGTTCGATGAGAGCGGGCACTACCCGTCAATCGACGAAGCCGTCGACACAGCGCTCGCAGAGGCTACTGGTCGGGCAGAATCGATGCGGGCGTTCGGGGCGGAACGGGACTTCTCGCAGGTGGCAAGACAGTATATTGACCTCTACCAGTCGCTGCGCTGA
- a CDS encoding glycosyltransferase family 2 protein, with the protein MSNYNMAETLAVSLTSILEQLDGRFEVVVIDDGSTDGSVDILERLEAAYGSLRTVYDAGNDNLGEARNHSFQVAEGDYVLAAIDTDDQFTHCIPEFVDFYHQIEAGRESDFLLLGDGIYMAPRELVLDVPYRSLGYGEDRDFYRRLIAREALLSLSHIPVRHSIGYDRSLKEKFRVGVETIVVQFQSGLDFVPYMQWALDETLNEGGQLERHRGLAHLILAPFAYALSLTKAQYDAPPEFRDIGRYKEALRDVHMTAEQMEDRLDIDIDWTAVGPRGRALFDKETADNVID; encoded by the coding sequence GTGAGCAACTACAATATGGCCGAGACGCTTGCAGTGTCCCTCACGAGTATTCTTGAACAACTGGATGGACGTTTCGAGGTCGTCGTAATCGACGACGGCTCCACCGACGGGAGTGTCGATATTCTCGAACGCCTCGAAGCCGCGTACGGCAGTCTCCGCACAGTATACGACGCGGGCAACGACAATCTTGGCGAAGCCCGGAATCACTCCTTCCAGGTGGCGGAGGGCGACTACGTTCTCGCAGCCATCGACACAGACGACCAATTCACGCACTGCATCCCGGAATTTGTCGATTTCTACCACCAAATTGAGGCAGGGCGGGAGTCAGATTTCTTATTACTAGGAGATGGCATTTATATGGCACCCCGGGAACTCGTGCTGGACGTGCCGTACCGAAGCCTCGGCTACGGCGAGGACAGAGACTTCTATAGGCGGCTTATTGCCAGAGAAGCACTTCTTAGTCTCAGCCACATTCCGGTCCGACATTCTATCGGCTACGATCGCTCTCTCAAGGAGAAGTTCCGCGTCGGGGTCGAGACGATCGTAGTCCAGTTTCAGAGTGGCCTTGACTTCGTTCCGTATATGCAGTGGGCGCTCGATGAGACACTCAATGAGGGCGGCCAGCTGGAGCGCCACCGTGGCCTTGCGCACCTCATTCTCGCGCCGTTCGCGTACGCGCTGTCGCTTACGAAAGCCCAGTACGACGCGCCACCGGAGTTCCGAGACATAGGTCGATACAAGGAAGCACTCCGGGACGTTCACATGACCGCCGAGCAGATGGAAGACCGCCTTGATATCGATATCGACTGGACGGCAGTCGGGCCCCGTGGCCGCGCACTCTTTGACAAAGAGACCGCCGACAACGTCATCGACTAA
- a CDS encoding alkaline phosphatase family protein yields the protein MGFSDWAAETASRFRDQSPRFAAKRSGQELLTGALRRVPGPAGDSIWEREWDVLLILDACRWDVFSENYGDADWLETVEPITSVGSASPEWMDKTFTTEYKDKLASTAYVTGNPYSEDHVTENQLALLDEVWRYVWDDDLGTIPPEPLTNQAVKHWRTGDYERMIVHYMQPHWPYVTNPIEGGFNPRTVINNEKAENAFDLQNRGEISKSDHIAAYSDNLEYIIDHIHRTLLQAITADQVAITSDHGEAFGEFGIYEHPSRVPIPVLRKVPWAITSGRDTGEYNIDDLRSDTEIGATREKKLRDLGYL from the coding sequence ATGGGTTTCAGCGACTGGGCCGCGGAGACCGCGTCACGGTTCCGTGATCAATCACCCCGATTCGCGGCCAAACGGTCCGGACAGGAACTACTGACAGGGGCGCTACGGCGCGTACCCGGTCCGGCGGGAGATTCAATCTGGGAACGGGAATGGGACGTGCTCCTCATACTCGATGCCTGTCGATGGGACGTCTTCTCGGAGAACTACGGCGATGCGGATTGGTTGGAAACTGTCGAACCGATTACCTCCGTCGGAAGTGCGTCTCCGGAGTGGATGGATAAGACGTTCACTACCGAATACAAGGACAAGCTGGCGTCCACTGCGTACGTCACCGGCAATCCGTACTCGGAGGACCATGTGACCGAGAATCAACTTGCACTCCTCGATGAGGTGTGGCGCTACGTCTGGGACGACGATCTCGGCACAATCCCTCCAGAGCCGTTGACGAACCAAGCGGTCAAACACTGGCGAACCGGGGACTACGAGCGCATGATCGTCCACTATATGCAGCCACACTGGCCGTACGTGACTAATCCAATAGAGGGCGGATTCAATCCGAGGACGGTGATAAACAATGAAAAAGCAGAAAATGCGTTTGATTTACAAAACAGAGGAGAGATATCTAAATCAGACCATATTGCTGCGTATTCAGATAATTTAGAATATATAATCGATCACATACACAGAACATTACTACAGGCAATTACTGCTGATCAAGTAGCGATAACATCAGACCATGGTGAAGCGTTCGGAGAATTCGGAATTTATGAACATCCGAGTCGAGTTCCGATACCGGTTCTACGAAAAGTACCATGGGCGATTACATCGGGACGAGACACGGGAGAATATAATATAGATGATCTCAGATCAGATACTGAGATCGGAGCTACCAGGGAGAAAAAACTCCGAGATCTCGGATACCTATGA
- a CDS encoding sulfatase-like hydrolase/transferase translates to MDTILITVDALRADHLGQYGYHRETMPILDDLLAEDANRYEQAFSNGTHTGISLPSMLTSRYLGDRPAMEGPTVADALPDGVTTVGVHSNTYFATRVGRPSGFDHFEDFDVTGSDEEEAVRSISHRVFRRTMDTVRPAVERLGVRDFAERIQRTIFPSRLIHESTAYETGERTTDRALEMAAEVDGDLFLWVHYMDPHRPFCMHIDDPAYSDKDLSSDEIHDLMSRTGVSPKSLSESDRELLRDLYDSELRYTSEQIRRLTDGLREQDRWEESQVIFTADHGEEFGEHGYYFHRNRPYDELIHVPLLVRGPETTGESVADQRELLDISPTICEAHNVEPPAEFLGQPLGEGSSRRVVATGSFSDTEPVVAGRWEGWKYIEAGEERELYDLDADPDEMSNVVDRYGDRVRAFRKEIPDRLREEDHSTVPTDTDQAVEDRLADLGYLE, encoded by the coding sequence ATGGATACGATACTCATCACGGTTGACGCACTACGTGCGGACCACCTCGGCCAGTATGGCTACCACCGCGAGACGATGCCGATCCTCGATGATCTGCTGGCAGAGGATGCGAACCGCTACGAGCAAGCTTTCTCGAACGGCACCCATACCGGTATCTCGCTCCCCTCGATGCTCACGTCCCGCTACCTCGGTGACCGTCCGGCGATGGAAGGGCCGACTGTCGCAGACGCCCTACCCGACGGAGTGACGACCGTCGGTGTCCACTCCAATACGTACTTCGCTACACGCGTCGGCCGTCCGTCGGGGTTCGACCACTTCGAGGACTTCGACGTCACGGGGAGTGACGAGGAGGAGGCAGTCCGCTCGATATCCCACCGCGTATTCCGTCGGACGATGGATACAGTTCGACCAGCAGTCGAGCGTCTGGGCGTGCGCGATTTCGCCGAGCGAATCCAGCGGACTATCTTCCCATCGCGACTAATTCACGAGTCGACAGCGTACGAGACCGGTGAGCGGACGACTGATCGGGCGCTGGAGATGGCCGCCGAGGTAGACGGTGATCTGTTCTTGTGGGTGCATTACATGGATCCACACCGCCCATTCTGTATGCACATCGACGATCCGGCATACAGCGACAAGGACCTATCCAGCGACGAGATACACGACCTGATGTCACGGACGGGTGTCAGCCCCAAGTCTCTGTCCGAGTCAGACCGCGAACTCCTCCGAGACCTCTACGACTCGGAACTTCGCTACACATCCGAGCAGATACGACGGCTCACAGATGGACTTCGAGAACAGGACAGATGGGAGGAGTCACAGGTTATATTCACGGCTGATCATGGTGAAGAGTTCGGCGAGCACGGCTACTACTTCCACCGAAATCGTCCGTACGACGAGCTGATTCACGTCCCGCTCCTCGTACGTGGACCGGAGACGACCGGTGAGAGTGTAGCAGACCAGCGCGAACTCCTCGACATATCACCGACAATCTGTGAGGCTCATAATGTTGAGCCTCCGGCAGAATTCCTCGGGCAGCCCCTTGGAGAAGGGAGCTCTCGTCGTGTCGTTGCGACTGGGTCGTTCAGCGATACGGAGCCAGTAGTCGCTGGGCGCTGGGAGGGATGGAAGTACATCGAAGCAGGCGAGGAACGGGAGCTATACGACCTTGACGCGGACCCGGACGAGATGTCGAACGTGGTTGACCGCTACGGCGACCGTGTGCGAGCGTTCCGAAAGGAGATTCCAGACCGACTCCGCGAGGAGGACCACAGTACAGTTCCGACGGACACAGATCAGGCAGTTGAGGACCGTCTTGCTGACCTCGGATATCTTGAGTGA
- a CDS encoding sulfatase-like hydrolase/transferase codes for MIDTPPNVLLLILDSARARNTSLHGYHRETTPFLEEFASSATTYTQARAPAGRSLPSHASIFSGYLPQEHGINDLENKLEREANVFARLADNGYDTGLFTDNPYLTDLDTGLSSGFETVFNDRDLYEDGESPSAFVEEESLDKVEFLTRALRSDAPIKSLANGVSWMLKWRYPRLAPEGTVFSRGFTYAERFAQWRTDRKGPWAACINLMDTHVPFRPGEEYDRWATSDGKNAQNRTDMENIGDDERWKFALLEDRYDGTIRQADAVVEQILTALKEDRELSNTYVVVTADHGEGFGERSPIDDHPSIGHGDAVDEPLLHVPLVVKEPGQSKGRTVSEPVGIVDTPVAIERATTGDVDGPSFVTDRTVFAGGFEDGDPIDAAYGSHESHGVRKYVQNGSESWSVHVPTPRDAYCLDAEIPPAIESEIDALSPANVTQAAESEVTESVEQTLSALGYTE; via the coding sequence ATGATCGACACACCACCAAACGTTCTTCTTCTCATCTTGGATAGCGCTCGGGCCCGAAACACGAGTCTCCACGGCTACCACCGCGAGACGACCCCATTTCTAGAGGAGTTCGCGTCGTCGGCCACGACGTACACGCAGGCCCGCGCGCCTGCTGGCCGCAGTCTCCCGAGCCACGCCAGCATCTTCTCCGGCTATCTTCCCCAAGAACACGGGATCAACGACCTTGAGAACAAACTCGAGCGCGAAGCGAACGTGTTCGCCCGTCTCGCTGACAATGGCTACGACACCGGGCTGTTCACGGACAACCCCTATCTGACGGACCTCGATACAGGGCTCTCCTCTGGTTTCGAGACCGTCTTCAACGACAGGGATCTGTACGAGGACGGTGAGTCCCCTTCGGCGTTCGTCGAGGAGGAGTCGCTGGACAAGGTAGAATTCCTCACCCGTGCGCTCCGGAGTGACGCTCCAATCAAATCTCTCGCCAACGGCGTCTCGTGGATGCTGAAGTGGCGGTACCCCCGGCTCGCACCTGAAGGCACCGTATTCTCGCGTGGTTTCACGTATGCCGAACGGTTTGCGCAGTGGCGCACCGATCGCAAAGGTCCGTGGGCAGCATGTATCAATCTCATGGATACGCACGTTCCATTCCGTCCGGGTGAGGAGTACGACAGATGGGCGACATCTGACGGGAAGAATGCGCAAAATCGCACCGATATGGAGAATATCGGCGACGACGAACGGTGGAAGTTCGCACTCCTCGAAGACCGCTACGACGGGACGATTCGGCAGGCCGACGCCGTCGTCGAGCAGATACTTACGGCGCTCAAAGAAGACAGAGAGTTATCGAACACCTACGTCGTCGTTACCGCAGACCACGGCGAGGGGTTCGGCGAGCGGAGTCCCATCGACGACCATCCCTCTATCGGTCACGGCGACGCCGTGGACGAACCACTCCTACACGTTCCCCTCGTCGTGAAAGAGCCAGGACAATCTAAAGGACGGACTGTGTCCGAGCCAGTCGGTATCGTAGATACTCCTGTCGCCATCGAGCGAGCAACGACCGGTGATGTCGATGGCCCTTCGTTCGTCACCGACCGAACCGTCTTCGCGGGCGGATTCGAGGACGGCGATCCAATCGACGCAGCGTACGGGTCACACGAGTCACACGGTGTCCGGAAGTACGTCCAGAACGGCAGTGAATCGTGGTCCGTACACGTCCCCACCCCGCGAGACGCCTACTGTCTGGACGCGGAAATCCCACCGGCCATCGAGAGCGAGATTGATGCGTTATCACCAGCAAACGTCACGCAAGCAGCCGAGTCAGAGGTTACCGAGTCCGTGGAACAGACGCTCAGTGCGCTGGGATACACGGAGTGA